A window of the Mangifera indica cultivar Alphonso unplaced genomic scaffold, CATAS_Mindica_2.1 Un_0105, whole genome shotgun sequence genome harbors these coding sequences:
- the LOC123207801 gene encoding uncharacterized protein LOC123207801 isoform X2, with the protein MSTVPSRASVAGDGASSSSNSASSFNKDGRKISVGDCALFKPPQDSPPFIGIIRSLTSSEENKLKLSVNWLYRPAEVKLGKGILLEAAPNEIFFSFHKDEIPAASLLHPCKVAFLPKGVELPSGFCSFVCRRVYDIKRKCLWWLTDQDFLDGWQEEIDKLLSKTRIEMHATVQPGGRSPKRMNGPTSTSQLKPGSDSVQNSASSFASQVKGRKREPGDQGSDPVKRERSTKMDDTDFGHARSETTLRSEIAKITEKGGLVDFEGVEKLVQLMMLEKNEKKIDLVCRSMLAGVVAATDKLDCLSRFVQLKGLPVFDEWLQEVHKGKLGDGSSPKDGDKSIEEFLLVSLRALDKLPVNLHALQMCNIGKSVNHLRSHKNVEIQKKARSLVDTWKKRVEAEMDAKTGSNQAVSWPSRTRNSGGSLDVAIKSSGMQLSGSKNASVKLVQGETATKSASFGCIKPSPSPASVSTNLKDGQPRNASASGASDLPSTPARDEKSSSSSQSHNNSQSCSSDHAKTGGFSGKEDARSSTAGSMTVNKISGGSSRSRKSTSGFPGSAQSGGQRDHGSSRNSSSHRNPVLEKLSESGVTCEKTPDMPIVEGISHKFIVKIPNRGRSPAQSACATSFEEPSVMNSRASSPVLLDKHDQFDHNSKEKGDGFQPNIPSDLNNESWQSNDFKDVLTGSDEGNGSPATAPEEERRRIGDETGKMVEISKAASSSSGNDLKSGNLREGSYSSMNALIESCVKYSEAKASMPVGDDAGMNLLASVAAGEISKSGMASPADSPQRNTPVVDHSCHVNDSRIKSSPRCDLGQDQSKTLDSADDEREKQVPSGTVWAKNTDSRNSPLFSLEKPAGDLSGQHNGISEDATEVAQVAPSASIGEKNSAGEEGKELIVKKASGVPADSIPGIKQKISGSLLTEDKVSESGIEIETKGFEGSSNPSFEIDSEKNKVMSCEGLNDGVRNESKPATVMHPEFGKKTDEGLPVPSVSFKDIDSVNVDDVKSEKADETDSRRHVKDTEIQKTEWDSNASITHESRVVAVSGSAFIEHKGETAEESPEANKVNVQCSGGPTPSKASPALQVQEVEQCARSRGSKTEVDESEESTSATADAFSPAAGVSDMNAKVEFDLNEGFNGDDGKYGDSNNNISPGVTVAAAAKGPFVPPEDLLRSKGALGWKGSAATSAFRPAEPRKVLEMSLSTSNVSPPDATAVKHTRLPLDIDLNVPDERILEDIASRTSAQDAASASEQTNNRDLAREPTSSAPVRCFRGLDLDLNRVEEPTDLGNLSTCNIRRPDVPHQPLKLSSGCPNGEVSVCRDFDLNDGPVVDETSAEPSLINQHLRGSVPSQPSVSSLWVNNSETGNISSWFSTGNYSAISIPSILPDRAEQPFPIVATGGPQRMLGPLTAATPFSPDVVRGSVLSSSPAVTFPSTSFQYPVFPFGNSFPLPSATFSGGSATYVDASSGGRLCFPGVNSQLLGPAGAVSSHYPRSYVVNLADGSNSVGAESSRKWGRQVLDLNAGPGGPDIEARDEMSSLALRQLSVASSHAQAEEQARMSHSAGGILKRKEPEGGWDGYKQSSWQ; encoded by the exons ATGTCGACTGTCCCATCACGTGCTAGCGTAGCTGGTGATggtgcttcttcttcttccaattCAGCTAGTTCGTTTAATAAG GATGGGCGCAAGATCAGTGTTGGAGATTGTGCTCTTTTTAAACCACCCCAGGATTCCCCACCTTTCATTGGAATAATTCGATCTCTGACTTCTAGCGAAGAGAACAAGTTAAAGTTAAGTGTTAATTGGCTCTACCGACCTGCTGAAGTAAAACTTGGCAAAGGCATCCTGTTGGAAGCTGCGCCAAACGAaatctttttctcctttcataAGGATGAGATTCCTGCTGCTTCCTTACTGCATCCGTGTAAAGTTGCATTCCTTCCAAAAGGTGTTGAACTTCCGTCAGGATTTTGCTCATTTGTGTGTCGACGAGTTTATGATATTAAACGCAAGTGTTTATGGTGGCTAACTGATCAAGATTTCCTTGAT GGTTGGCAGGAAGAAATAGATAAGCTTTTATCTAAGACACGTATAGAGATGCATGCAACAGTGCAGCCAGGTGGCCGTTCTCCAAAGCGAATGAATGGTCCAACATCAACATCACAGTTAAAACCAGGTTCTGATAGTGTACAGAACAGTGCGTCTTCATTTGCTTCACAAGTTAAGGGGAGGAAAAGAGAGCCGGGAGATCAAGGCTCTGACCCTGTTAAAAGAGAGCGCTCAACAAAGATGGATGACACGGATTTTGGTCATGCTAGATCAGAAACTACTTTAAGATCCGAGATTGCCAAAATCACTGAGAAAGGTGGtcttgttgattttgaaggCGTGGAAAAGTTGGTACAGCTCATGATGCTggagaaaaatgagaagaagatAGACTTGGTCTGCCGGTCTATGCTTGCTGGTGTGGTGGCAGCAACAGATAAATTAGATTGCCTCAGTAGGTTTGTGCAGCTTAAGGGTTTGCCAGTCTTTGATGAATGGCTCCAGGAGGTACACAAAGGTAAACTTGGTGATGGTAGTAGCCCTAAGGATGGTGATAAGTCTATTGAGGAATTTCTCCTAGTTTCACTTCGTGCGCTTGATAAGCTGCCAGTTAATCTTCATGCCTTGCAAATGTGTAATATTGGGAAGTCTGTGAATCATTTGCGTTCACATAAGAATGTGGAAATTCAGAAGAAAGCTAGGAGCTTGGTTGACACATGGAAGAAACGTGTTGAAGCTGAAATGGATGCAAAAACTGGTTCAAATCAGGCTGTGTCCTGGCCTTCCAGAACACGGAATTCTGGTGGATCTTTGGATGTTGCCATTAAGAGCTCAGGAATGCAACTTTCTGGTTCAAAAAATGCTTCTGTCAAGCTTGTCCAGGGGGAGACTGCTACAAAATCTGCGTCTTTCGGGTGTATAAAACCATCTCCTTCACCTGCATCAGTGAGTACAAACCTAAAGGATGGACAGCCACGAAATGCTAGTGCTAGTGGGGCCTCTGATCTTCCTTCAACTCCAGCTAGAGATGAGAAAAGCAGCAGTTCCAGTCAGTCCCATAATAATAGTCAGTCTTGTTCCAGTGACCATGCGAAAACTGGGGGTTTCTCTGGGAAGGAGGATGCTAGAAGTTCAACAGCTGGTTCAATGACTGTGAATAAGATCTCTGGTGGTTCTTCACGGTCTCGGAAATCGACAAGTGGCTTCCCTGGGTCAGCTCAATCTGGTGGTCAAAGGGACCATGGGTCAAGCAGAAATTCTTCCTCCCACAGAAACCCAGTGTTGGAAAAATTATCAGAGTCTGGTGTGACTTGTGAAAAGACACCTGATATGCCCATAGTAGAGGGGATTagtcataaatttattgttaaaattccAAATCGTGGTCGTAGTCCTGCACAGAGTGCCTGTGCCACATCGTTTGAAGAACCCTCAGTGATGAACAGCAGAGCTTCTTCTCCTGTGCTTTTGGATAAACATGATCAATTTGATCATAATTCAAAGGAAAAGGGTGATGGCTTTCAACCCAATATTCCTTCTGATTTGAATAATGAATCTTGGCAAAGCAATGATTTCAAAGATGTTCTTACTGGGTCTGATGAGGGAAATGGATCACCTGCTACTGCTCCTGAAGAAGAGCGCCGTAGGATTGGTGATGAGACTGGAAAAATGGTTGAGATTTCAAAAGCTGCCTCCTCATCATCCGGAAATGATCTCAAATCGGGGAACTTGCGTGAGGGTTCATACAGCTCAATGAATGCATTGATTGAAAGTTGTGTCAAGTACTCTGAAGCCAAGGCATCTATGCCTGTTGGGGATGATGCTGGGATGAATCTGCTTGCTAGTGTGGCTGCTGGGGAGATTTCCAAATCTGGCATGGCCTCACCAGCTGATTCCCCTCAACGGAACACCCCTGTTGTGGATCACTCTTGCCATGTCAATGATTCAAGAATAAAATCGTCTCCTCGATGTGATCTTGGTCAAGACCAAAGTAAGACTCTTGATTCTGCTGATGATGAACGTGAGAAGCAGGTTCCTTCTGGTACTGTTTGGGCTAAGAATACAGACAGTAGAAACAGTCCCTTATTTTCTCTGGAGAAACCTGCAGGGGACCTTAGTGGACAACATAATGGAATTTCGGAAGATGCAACTGAGGTTGCACAAGTTGCACCTTCTGCTAGCATTGGAGAGAAGAACTCTGCTGGTGAAGAAGGCAAAGAACTTATAGTGAAAAAGGCAAGTGGAGTGCCTGCTGATAGCATTCCAGGTATCAAACAAAAGATAAGTGGGTCTTTGTTAACCGAAGATAAGGTCTCTGAATCAGGTATAGAAATTGAAACAAAAGGCTTTGAAGGATCATCTAACCCATCTTTTGAGATTGATAGTGAGAAGAATAAAGTGATGTCTTGTGAAGGGTTAAACGATGGTGTGCGAAATGAGTCCAAGCCTGCTACAGTGATGCATCCTGAGTTTGGGAAAAAAACAGATGAAGGGCTGCCGGTTCCCTCTGTTTCTTTTAAGGATATAGATTCAGTGAATGTTGATGATGTTAAGTCTGAGAAGGCTGATGAGACAGATAGCCGGAGACATGTAAAAGacactgaaattcaaaaaactgAATGGGACAGTAATGCTTCTATAACTCATGAGAGCCGAGTTGTAGCTGTTTCAGGTTCAGCTTTTATAGAGCACAAAGGTGAGACTGCAGAGGAAAGTCCAGAAGCTAACAAGGTTAATGTTCAATGTTCTGGTGGACCAACTCCTTCCAAGGCATCTCCTGCATTACAAGTTCAAGAAGTAGAACAGTGTGCAAGATCTAGGGGGTCTAAGACTGAAGTAGACGAATCGGAGGAATCTACATCTGCCACTGCTGATGCTTTTTCTCCTGCTGCAGGGGTTTCAGATATGAATGCAAAAGtggaatttgatttgaatgaagGCTTTAATGGGGATGATGGGAAATATGGGGATTCAAATAACAATATAAGCCCAGGAGTTACAG TGGCTGCGGCAGCAAAAGGGCCTTTTGTTCCACCAGAGGACCTATTGAGGAGTAAAGGTGCTCTTGGTTGGAAGGGATCAGCAGCCACAAGTGCGTTTCGACCTGCTGAACCAAGAAAGGTTTTGGAGATGTCTCTGAGTACAAGTAATGTTTCTCCTCCTGATGCCACTGCTGTCAAACACACTCGGCTTCCATTGGATATTGATTTGAATGTGCCAGATGAAAGAATCCTTGAGGATATAGCTTCCAGAACTTCTGCTCAGGACGCAGCTTCTGCATCTGAGCAAACAAATAATAGGGACTTGGCACGTGAACCTACCAGTTCTGCACCTGTGCGGTGCTTTCGGGGACTTGATCTTGATTTAAATAGAGTCGAAGAGCCTACCGATTTGGGTAATCTCTCAACATGCAATATTCGTAGACCAGATGTACCACATCAGCCTCTAAAATTGTCATCGGGTTGTCCTAATGGTGAGGTGAGTGTCTGCAGGGACTTTGATTTGAATGATGGACCTGTTGTTGATGAGACTAGTGCTGAACCATCCCTGATTAACCAGCACCTTAGAGGCAGTGTGCCATCCCAGCCATCTGTTTCAAGCCTTTGGGTGAATAATTCAGAGACAGGGAACATTTCTTCATGGTTTTCCACTGGGAACTACTCAGCCATATCAATTCCGTCTATTTTGCCTGATAGAGCTGAGCAGCCTTTTCCCATTGTTGCAACTGGTGGGCCCCAAAGGATGTTGGGTCCCCTTACTGCTGCTACTCCATTTAGTCCTGATGTTGTCAGGGGCTCAGTGCTGTCATCTTCTCCGGCAGTGACCTTTCCATCCACCTCATTTCAGTATCCTGTCTTCCCTTTTGGTAACAGTTTTCCTCTCCCCTCAGCAACCTTTTCTGGTGGTTCAGCAACATATGTGGATGCATCATCTGGTGGGAGGCTGTGCTTCCCTGGAGTCAATTCACAATTATTAGGACCTG
- the LOC123207801 gene encoding uncharacterized protein LOC123207801 isoform X1 gives MSTVPSRASVAGDGASSSSNSASSFNKDGRKISVGDCALFKPPQDSPPFIGIIRSLTSSEENKLKLSVNWLYRPAEVKLGKGILLEAAPNEIFFSFHKDEIPAASLLHPCKVAFLPKGVELPSGFCSFVCRRVYDIKRKCLWWLTDQDFLDGWQEEIDKLLSKTRIEMHATVQPGGRSPKRMNGPTSTSQLKPGSDSVQNSASSFASQVKGRKREPGDQGSDPVKRERSTKMDDTDFGHARSETTLRSEIAKITEKGGLVDFEGVEKLVQLMMLEKNEKKIDLVCRSMLAGVVAATDKLDCLSRFVQLKGLPVFDEWLQEVHKGKLGDGSSPKDGDKSIEEFLLVSLRALDKLPVNLHALQMCNIGKSVNHLRSHKNVEIQKKARSLVDTWKKRVEAEMDAKTGSNQAVSWPSRTRNSGGSLDVAIKSSGMQLSGSKNASVKLVQGETATKSASFGCIKPSPSPASVSTNLKDGQPRNASASGASDLPSTPARDEKSSSSSQSHNNSQSCSSDHAKTGGFSGKEDARSSTAGSMTVNKISGGSSRSRKSTSGFPGSAQSGGQRDHGSSRNSSSHRNPVLEKLSESGVTCEKTPDMPIVEGISHKFIVKIPNRGRSPAQSACATSFEEPSVMNSRASSPVLLDKHDQFDHNSKEKGDGFQPNIPSDLNNESWQSNDFKDVLTGSDEGNGSPATAPEEERRRIGDETGKMVEISKAASSSSGNDLKSGNLREGSYSSMNALIESCVKYSEAKASMPVGDDAGMNLLASVAAGEISKSGMASPADSPQRNTPVVDHSCHVNDSRIKSSPRCDLGQDQSKTLDSADDEREKQVPSGTVWAKNTDSRNSPLFSLEKPAGDLSGQHNGISEDATEVAQVAPSASIGEKNSAGEEGKELIVKKASGVPADSIPGIKQKISGSLLTEDKVSESGIEIETKGFEGSSNPSFEIDSEKNKVMSCEGLNDGVRNESKPATVMHPEFGKKTDEGLPVPSVSFKDIDSVNVDDVKSEKADETDSRRHVKDTEIQKTEWDSNASITHESRVVAVSGSAFIEHKGETAEESPEANKVNVQCSGGPTPSKASPALQVQEVEQCARSRGSKTEVDESEESTSATADAFSPAAGVSDMNAKVEFDLNEGFNGDDGKYGDSNNNISPGVTGTVQLISPLAFAVSSVSSGFPASITVAAAAKGPFVPPEDLLRSKGALGWKGSAATSAFRPAEPRKVLEMSLSTSNVSPPDATAVKHTRLPLDIDLNVPDERILEDIASRTSAQDAASASEQTNNRDLAREPTSSAPVRCFRGLDLDLNRVEEPTDLGNLSTCNIRRPDVPHQPLKLSSGCPNGEVSVCRDFDLNDGPVVDETSAEPSLINQHLRGSVPSQPSVSSLWVNNSETGNISSWFSTGNYSAISIPSILPDRAEQPFPIVATGGPQRMLGPLTAATPFSPDVVRGSVLSSSPAVTFPSTSFQYPVFPFGNSFPLPSATFSGGSATYVDASSGGRLCFPGVNSQLLGPAGAVSSHYPRSYVVNLADGSNSVGAESSRKWGRQVLDLNAGPGGPDIEARDEMSSLALRQLSVASSHAQAEEQARMSHSAGGILKRKEPEGGWDGYKQSSWQ, from the exons ATGTCGACTGTCCCATCACGTGCTAGCGTAGCTGGTGATggtgcttcttcttcttccaattCAGCTAGTTCGTTTAATAAG GATGGGCGCAAGATCAGTGTTGGAGATTGTGCTCTTTTTAAACCACCCCAGGATTCCCCACCTTTCATTGGAATAATTCGATCTCTGACTTCTAGCGAAGAGAACAAGTTAAAGTTAAGTGTTAATTGGCTCTACCGACCTGCTGAAGTAAAACTTGGCAAAGGCATCCTGTTGGAAGCTGCGCCAAACGAaatctttttctcctttcataAGGATGAGATTCCTGCTGCTTCCTTACTGCATCCGTGTAAAGTTGCATTCCTTCCAAAAGGTGTTGAACTTCCGTCAGGATTTTGCTCATTTGTGTGTCGACGAGTTTATGATATTAAACGCAAGTGTTTATGGTGGCTAACTGATCAAGATTTCCTTGAT GGTTGGCAGGAAGAAATAGATAAGCTTTTATCTAAGACACGTATAGAGATGCATGCAACAGTGCAGCCAGGTGGCCGTTCTCCAAAGCGAATGAATGGTCCAACATCAACATCACAGTTAAAACCAGGTTCTGATAGTGTACAGAACAGTGCGTCTTCATTTGCTTCACAAGTTAAGGGGAGGAAAAGAGAGCCGGGAGATCAAGGCTCTGACCCTGTTAAAAGAGAGCGCTCAACAAAGATGGATGACACGGATTTTGGTCATGCTAGATCAGAAACTACTTTAAGATCCGAGATTGCCAAAATCACTGAGAAAGGTGGtcttgttgattttgaaggCGTGGAAAAGTTGGTACAGCTCATGATGCTggagaaaaatgagaagaagatAGACTTGGTCTGCCGGTCTATGCTTGCTGGTGTGGTGGCAGCAACAGATAAATTAGATTGCCTCAGTAGGTTTGTGCAGCTTAAGGGTTTGCCAGTCTTTGATGAATGGCTCCAGGAGGTACACAAAGGTAAACTTGGTGATGGTAGTAGCCCTAAGGATGGTGATAAGTCTATTGAGGAATTTCTCCTAGTTTCACTTCGTGCGCTTGATAAGCTGCCAGTTAATCTTCATGCCTTGCAAATGTGTAATATTGGGAAGTCTGTGAATCATTTGCGTTCACATAAGAATGTGGAAATTCAGAAGAAAGCTAGGAGCTTGGTTGACACATGGAAGAAACGTGTTGAAGCTGAAATGGATGCAAAAACTGGTTCAAATCAGGCTGTGTCCTGGCCTTCCAGAACACGGAATTCTGGTGGATCTTTGGATGTTGCCATTAAGAGCTCAGGAATGCAACTTTCTGGTTCAAAAAATGCTTCTGTCAAGCTTGTCCAGGGGGAGACTGCTACAAAATCTGCGTCTTTCGGGTGTATAAAACCATCTCCTTCACCTGCATCAGTGAGTACAAACCTAAAGGATGGACAGCCACGAAATGCTAGTGCTAGTGGGGCCTCTGATCTTCCTTCAACTCCAGCTAGAGATGAGAAAAGCAGCAGTTCCAGTCAGTCCCATAATAATAGTCAGTCTTGTTCCAGTGACCATGCGAAAACTGGGGGTTTCTCTGGGAAGGAGGATGCTAGAAGTTCAACAGCTGGTTCAATGACTGTGAATAAGATCTCTGGTGGTTCTTCACGGTCTCGGAAATCGACAAGTGGCTTCCCTGGGTCAGCTCAATCTGGTGGTCAAAGGGACCATGGGTCAAGCAGAAATTCTTCCTCCCACAGAAACCCAGTGTTGGAAAAATTATCAGAGTCTGGTGTGACTTGTGAAAAGACACCTGATATGCCCATAGTAGAGGGGATTagtcataaatttattgttaaaattccAAATCGTGGTCGTAGTCCTGCACAGAGTGCCTGTGCCACATCGTTTGAAGAACCCTCAGTGATGAACAGCAGAGCTTCTTCTCCTGTGCTTTTGGATAAACATGATCAATTTGATCATAATTCAAAGGAAAAGGGTGATGGCTTTCAACCCAATATTCCTTCTGATTTGAATAATGAATCTTGGCAAAGCAATGATTTCAAAGATGTTCTTACTGGGTCTGATGAGGGAAATGGATCACCTGCTACTGCTCCTGAAGAAGAGCGCCGTAGGATTGGTGATGAGACTGGAAAAATGGTTGAGATTTCAAAAGCTGCCTCCTCATCATCCGGAAATGATCTCAAATCGGGGAACTTGCGTGAGGGTTCATACAGCTCAATGAATGCATTGATTGAAAGTTGTGTCAAGTACTCTGAAGCCAAGGCATCTATGCCTGTTGGGGATGATGCTGGGATGAATCTGCTTGCTAGTGTGGCTGCTGGGGAGATTTCCAAATCTGGCATGGCCTCACCAGCTGATTCCCCTCAACGGAACACCCCTGTTGTGGATCACTCTTGCCATGTCAATGATTCAAGAATAAAATCGTCTCCTCGATGTGATCTTGGTCAAGACCAAAGTAAGACTCTTGATTCTGCTGATGATGAACGTGAGAAGCAGGTTCCTTCTGGTACTGTTTGGGCTAAGAATACAGACAGTAGAAACAGTCCCTTATTTTCTCTGGAGAAACCTGCAGGGGACCTTAGTGGACAACATAATGGAATTTCGGAAGATGCAACTGAGGTTGCACAAGTTGCACCTTCTGCTAGCATTGGAGAGAAGAACTCTGCTGGTGAAGAAGGCAAAGAACTTATAGTGAAAAAGGCAAGTGGAGTGCCTGCTGATAGCATTCCAGGTATCAAACAAAAGATAAGTGGGTCTTTGTTAACCGAAGATAAGGTCTCTGAATCAGGTATAGAAATTGAAACAAAAGGCTTTGAAGGATCATCTAACCCATCTTTTGAGATTGATAGTGAGAAGAATAAAGTGATGTCTTGTGAAGGGTTAAACGATGGTGTGCGAAATGAGTCCAAGCCTGCTACAGTGATGCATCCTGAGTTTGGGAAAAAAACAGATGAAGGGCTGCCGGTTCCCTCTGTTTCTTTTAAGGATATAGATTCAGTGAATGTTGATGATGTTAAGTCTGAGAAGGCTGATGAGACAGATAGCCGGAGACATGTAAAAGacactgaaattcaaaaaactgAATGGGACAGTAATGCTTCTATAACTCATGAGAGCCGAGTTGTAGCTGTTTCAGGTTCAGCTTTTATAGAGCACAAAGGTGAGACTGCAGAGGAAAGTCCAGAAGCTAACAAGGTTAATGTTCAATGTTCTGGTGGACCAACTCCTTCCAAGGCATCTCCTGCATTACAAGTTCAAGAAGTAGAACAGTGTGCAAGATCTAGGGGGTCTAAGACTGAAGTAGACGAATCGGAGGAATCTACATCTGCCACTGCTGATGCTTTTTCTCCTGCTGCAGGGGTTTCAGATATGAATGCAAAAGtggaatttgatttgaatgaagGCTTTAATGGGGATGATGGGAAATATGGGGATTCAAATAACAATATAAGCCCAGGAGTTACAGGTACTGTTCAGTTAATTAGCCCATTAGCATTTGCTGTTTCTTCTGTGTCAAGTGGCTTTCCTGCTTCAATTACAGTGGCTGCGGCAGCAAAAGGGCCTTTTGTTCCACCAGAGGACCTATTGAGGAGTAAAGGTGCTCTTGGTTGGAAGGGATCAGCAGCCACAAGTGCGTTTCGACCTGCTGAACCAAGAAAGGTTTTGGAGATGTCTCTGAGTACAAGTAATGTTTCTCCTCCTGATGCCACTGCTGTCAAACACACTCGGCTTCCATTGGATATTGATTTGAATGTGCCAGATGAAAGAATCCTTGAGGATATAGCTTCCAGAACTTCTGCTCAGGACGCAGCTTCTGCATCTGAGCAAACAAATAATAGGGACTTGGCACGTGAACCTACCAGTTCTGCACCTGTGCGGTGCTTTCGGGGACTTGATCTTGATTTAAATAGAGTCGAAGAGCCTACCGATTTGGGTAATCTCTCAACATGCAATATTCGTAGACCAGATGTACCACATCAGCCTCTAAAATTGTCATCGGGTTGTCCTAATGGTGAGGTGAGTGTCTGCAGGGACTTTGATTTGAATGATGGACCTGTTGTTGATGAGACTAGTGCTGAACCATCCCTGATTAACCAGCACCTTAGAGGCAGTGTGCCATCCCAGCCATCTGTTTCAAGCCTTTGGGTGAATAATTCAGAGACAGGGAACATTTCTTCATGGTTTTCCACTGGGAACTACTCAGCCATATCAATTCCGTCTATTTTGCCTGATAGAGCTGAGCAGCCTTTTCCCATTGTTGCAACTGGTGGGCCCCAAAGGATGTTGGGTCCCCTTACTGCTGCTACTCCATTTAGTCCTGATGTTGTCAGGGGCTCAGTGCTGTCATCTTCTCCGGCAGTGACCTTTCCATCCACCTCATTTCAGTATCCTGTCTTCCCTTTTGGTAACAGTTTTCCTCTCCCCTCAGCAACCTTTTCTGGTGGTTCAGCAACATATGTGGATGCATCATCTGGTGGGAGGCTGTGCTTCCCTGGAGTCAATTCACAATTATTAGGACCTG
- the LOC123207793 gene encoding 39S ribosomal protein L47, mitochondrial-like: MFMTRFIGRSFLAAAKSESSAATATMSTSGHNPLEELFEKDRSLDDQKPVYGRSWKASELRLKSWDDLHKLWYVILKEKNMLMTQRQMLHAQNLRFPNPERLPKVRKSMCRIKHVLTERAIEESDPRRSAEMKRMINAL, translated from the exons ATGTTTATGACGAGATTTATCGGGCGGTCGTTCCTGGCTGCGGCAAAGTCAGAGTCATCTGCAGCTACTGCTACGATGTCTACGTCAGGGCACAATCCTCTTGAGGAGCTTTTTGAGAAAGATAGAAGTCTTGATGATCAAAAACCTGTTTATG GTCGAAGTTGGAAAGCTTCGGAACTGCGCTTGAAGTCATGGGATGATCTTCATAAGCTATGGTATGTTATATTGAAGGAGAAAAACATGCTGATGACTCAACGCCAGATGCTTCATGCTCAGAACCTACGATTTCCCAATCCAGAGCGTCTTCCCAAG GTGAGGAAGTCAATGTGCCGTATCAAGCATGTACTCACAGAAAGAGCAATTGAAGAGTCAGATCCTAGGAGGTCCGCCGAGATGAAAAGGATGATAAATGCTTTGTGA